One Micromonospora sp. WMMD812 genomic window carries:
- a CDS encoding DNA polymerase Y family protein, with amino-acid sequence MTDAPVRTLLLWCPDWPVLAAEIVDGLPATGPVAVLHANRVVACSERARAEGVRRGLRKREAQGRCPQLTVVDYDPGRDARAFEPVVAAVEDLVAGVEVIRPGACALTARGPSRYLGGEEAAAERIIEHVAQTCAVESQVGIADGVFAAGLAARTGRIVPPGETPTFLAGLPVEALNRPALADLLRRLGVRTLGDFAALPAGDVLARFGFDGALAHRLAAGRDHRPLAVRQPPTDLTVTAEHDEPIDRVDAAAFAARALAEQLHDRLTGHGLACTRLGIEAVTAHGQELHRVWRHDGLLTAAAIADRVRWQLDGWLTGSSRRGGAGPARPTAGIIRLRLVPDGVIAQAGLQAGLWGETGEERERAHRALSRVQGILGPEAVLTAVLGGGRSPGDQVHLVPWGDERLPARPGPPPLPGEPAAGAVPGAGRAAGAVPGAGRAAGGVSGAGRAAGGVGASAGAGQAAGGAGTSAGAGRSVGGSAGADRSAGGPAGAGRSAGGPAGAARGAARGGGGAGASHARAAGADGGGVPPWPGRLPPPAPAVVLPSPLAATVHDAAGEPVVVSARLAVSAAPARLTVGTARPVEIVGWAGPWPVDERWWAPAEARRRARFQVSLADGAALLLGVEAGQWLVEAIYD; translated from the coding sequence ATGACCGACGCGCCGGTACGCACCCTGCTGCTCTGGTGTCCGGACTGGCCGGTGCTCGCTGCCGAGATCGTCGACGGGTTGCCCGCCACCGGCCCGGTCGCCGTGCTGCACGCCAACCGGGTGGTGGCCTGCTCCGAGCGGGCCCGGGCCGAGGGGGTGCGGCGGGGCCTGCGCAAACGGGAGGCGCAGGGCCGCTGCCCCCAGCTGACCGTCGTCGACTACGACCCCGGGCGGGACGCCCGGGCGTTCGAGCCGGTGGTCGCCGCCGTGGAGGACCTGGTCGCCGGCGTGGAGGTGATCCGCCCCGGCGCGTGCGCGCTGACCGCCCGGGGGCCGAGCCGCTACCTCGGCGGTGAGGAGGCGGCGGCCGAGCGGATCATCGAGCACGTCGCCCAGACCTGCGCGGTGGAGAGCCAGGTCGGGATCGCCGACGGGGTCTTCGCCGCCGGGCTGGCCGCCCGCACCGGTCGGATCGTCCCGCCCGGCGAGACTCCGACGTTCCTCGCCGGGCTGCCGGTCGAGGCACTCAACCGGCCGGCCCTGGCCGACCTGCTGCGCCGCCTCGGGGTGCGCACCCTCGGTGACTTCGCCGCGTTGCCCGCCGGCGACGTGCTGGCCCGCTTCGGGTTCGACGGCGCGCTGGCCCACCGGCTGGCCGCCGGGCGGGACCACCGCCCGCTCGCCGTCCGCCAGCCCCCGACCGACCTGACGGTGACCGCCGAGCACGACGAGCCGATCGACCGCGTCGACGCGGCGGCGTTCGCCGCCCGGGCGCTGGCCGAGCAGCTGCACGACCGGCTCACCGGGCACGGGCTGGCCTGCACCCGGCTCGGCATCGAGGCGGTCACCGCGCACGGCCAGGAGCTGCACCGGGTCTGGCGGCACGACGGCCTGCTCACCGCCGCGGCCATCGCCGACCGGGTCCGGTGGCAGCTCGACGGCTGGCTCACCGGGAGCAGCCGGCGCGGCGGGGCCGGCCCGGCCCGGCCGACGGCCGGCATCATCCGGTTGCGGCTGGTCCCCGACGGGGTGATCGCCCAGGCCGGCCTGCAGGCCGGCCTGTGGGGGGAGACCGGGGAGGAGCGGGAGCGGGCGCACCGGGCGTTGAGCCGGGTGCAGGGCATCCTCGGCCCGGAGGCGGTGCTCACGGCGGTGCTCGGCGGCGGCCGGTCCCCGGGAGACCAGGTACACCTGGTGCCGTGGGGCGACGAACGGCTTCCCGCCCGTCCCGGCCCGCCGCCGCTGCCGGGCGAGCCAGCCGCCGGCGCGGTGCCTGGTGCCGGCCGGGCCGCTGGTGCCGTGCCTGGTGCCGGCCGGGCCGCCGGTGGCGTGTCCGGTGCCGGCCGGGCCGCGGGTGGCGTCGGTGCCTCGGCTGGCGCGGGCCAGGCGGCCGGTGGAGCCGGCACGTCGGCTGGCGCCGGTCGGAGTGTTGGTGGGTCGGCTGGGGCGGATCGGAGTGCTGGTGGGCCGGCTGGGGCGGGTCGAAGTGCTGGTGGGCCGGCTGGTGCCGCTCGGGGTGCCGCCCGTGGTGGTGGTGGCGCTGGTGCCTCACACGCCCGGGCCGCCGGCGCCGACGGCGGTGGCGTCCCGCCCTGGCCCGGTCGGCTTCCGCCGCCCGCGCCGGCCGTGGTGCTGCCCAGTCCGCTGGCCGCCACCGTGCACGACGCCGCCGGCGAGCCGGTCGTGGTCAGCGCACGTCTGGCGGTGAGCGCCGCGCCGGCCCGGCTCACCGTGGGCACGGCCCGGCCGGTCGAGATCGTCGGCTGGGCCGGCCCGTGGCCGGTGGACGAGCGCTGGTGGGCGCCGGCCGAGGCGCGACGGCGGGCCCGGTTCCAGGTCAGCCTCGCCGACGGCGCGGCGCTGCTGCTCGGCGTCGAGGCCGGCCAGTGGCTGGTGGAGGCGATCTATGACTGA
- a CDS encoding monooxygenase has protein sequence MTEVPELVTLHVWRTAPAALPRALTRMALDPRRLRATPGVRFGKLLGTGTGTGFGPGDADPTRWAALTVWDSPAAAAGFDDAPVGRAWARIARASARVDLRPLTSRGEWSRRRPFGTPSGGRVAGPVLALTRARLRARRAATFWRAVPPVAAALRTAPGLLARFGVGEAPLGWQGTVSVWRDPTDLVAFAYRHPEHRAAITRTPTEGWYAEELFARFEVRDVVGDRTVLGWVDENDRGWWA, from the coding sequence GTGACCGAGGTCCCCGAGCTGGTCACGCTGCACGTCTGGCGAACCGCGCCGGCCGCGCTGCCCCGGGCGCTGACCCGGATGGCGCTCGACCCGCGCCGGCTTCGGGCCACCCCGGGCGTCCGGTTCGGCAAGCTGCTCGGCACCGGGACCGGGACCGGCTTCGGGCCGGGCGACGCCGACCCGACCCGGTGGGCCGCCCTGACCGTCTGGGACTCCCCCGCCGCGGCGGCCGGCTTCGACGACGCGCCGGTGGGCCGGGCCTGGGCCCGGATCGCCCGCGCCTCCGCCCGGGTCGACCTGCGTCCGCTGACCAGCCGGGGCGAGTGGTCGCGCCGCCGCCCGTTCGGCACGCCGTCGGGCGGCCGGGTCGCCGGTCCGGTGCTCGCACTGACCCGGGCCCGGCTGCGGGCCCGGCGGGCGGCCACCTTCTGGCGGGCGGTCCCGCCGGTGGCCGCCGCCCTGCGCACCGCGCCCGGGCTGCTGGCCCGGTTCGGCGTCGGCGAGGCGCCGCTGGGCTGGCAGGGCACGGTGAGCGTGTGGCGGGACCCGACGGACCTGGTGGCGTTCGCGTACCGTCACCCGGAGCATCGCGCGGCGATCACCAGGACCCCCACCGAGGGCTGGTACGCCGAGGAGCTCTTCGCGCGGTTCGAGGTGCGCGACGTGGTCGGTGACCGCACGGTGCTGGGCTGGGTCGACGAGAACGACAGAGGTTGGTGGGCATGA
- the crtI gene encoding phytoene desaturase family protein: MARIVVVGAGVGGLATAARLAATGHEVTVFERAETVGGKLGRHVHDTPAGAFHFDTGPSLLTIPDVFTDLFEATGAKLDEYLDLAPLDPIVRHVFPDGSTLDSCADPAEFTARIGAALGDRAATEWQRLWRRAARVWAASSRDVLRRPVDSPRDLAALAWRLGDLAAIGPGRSLRDLGRRHLADPRLRMLLDRYATYTGADPRRAPAALVAVPYAELSFGGWYLRGGLGTLADALLSRCLDLGVVVQTGTAVTRIDAAGGRVHGVRLDGVAAPVPADVVVANCDALTLYRNLLPHPRRLAGLTDRSLAGFVLLLGVTGTSGLAHHTAFFPADYDAEFDAVFGDPGRGVRARPAADPTVFVTVADDPLVRPEGHEAWFVLVNAARHGSAAGAVDWRRPGLAEAYADRILDVLAARGVDVRDRLLFREIRTPADLDASTGAPGGTIYGTAGGLLRPANRGPVHGLWLVGGSGHPGGGLPMVTLSAQIVATDIGPA, from the coding sequence ATGGCACGGATCGTGGTCGTCGGCGCCGGGGTGGGCGGGCTGGCCACCGCCGCCCGACTGGCCGCCACGGGGCACGAGGTGACCGTCTTCGAACGGGCCGAGACGGTCGGCGGCAAGCTGGGCCGGCACGTGCACGACACGCCGGCCGGCGCGTTCCACTTCGACACCGGGCCGAGCCTGCTCACCATCCCCGATGTCTTCACCGACCTGTTCGAGGCGACCGGGGCGAAACTCGACGAGTATCTGGACCTGGCGCCACTGGACCCGATCGTCCGGCACGTCTTCCCGGACGGGTCGACCCTGGACTCCTGCGCCGACCCGGCCGAATTCACCGCCCGGATCGGCGCCGCCCTCGGCGACCGGGCGGCGACGGAGTGGCAGCGGTTGTGGCGCCGCGCCGCCCGGGTGTGGGCGGCCTCGTCGCGGGACGTGCTGCGCCGCCCGGTCGACTCCCCCCGCGACCTCGCCGCCCTGGCCTGGCGGCTGGGTGACCTGGCCGCCATCGGGCCGGGCCGGTCACTGCGCGACCTGGGCCGTCGGCACCTCGCCGACCCGCGGCTGCGGATGCTGCTGGACCGGTACGCCACCTACACCGGCGCCGATCCGCGCCGGGCGCCGGCCGCACTCGTCGCCGTCCCGTACGCCGAGCTCTCGTTCGGCGGCTGGTACCTGCGCGGCGGGCTGGGCACGCTCGCCGACGCGCTGCTGTCACGGTGCCTGGACCTCGGGGTGGTCGTGCAGACCGGCACCGCGGTGACCCGGATCGACGCCGCGGGCGGTCGGGTGCACGGCGTACGCCTCGACGGCGTCGCCGCGCCGGTCCCCGCCGACGTGGTGGTGGCGAACTGCGACGCGCTCACCCTCTACCGCAACCTGCTGCCCCACCCGCGCCGGCTGGCCGGGCTCACCGACCGCAGCCTGGCCGGGTTCGTGCTGCTGCTCGGCGTGACCGGCACCTCCGGGCTGGCCCACCACACCGCCTTCTTCCCGGCCGACTACGACGCCGAGTTCGACGCGGTCTTCGGCGACCCCGGCCGGGGCGTCCGGGCCCGCCCGGCGGCCGACCCGACGGTCTTCGTCACCGTCGCCGACGACCCGCTGGTCCGGCCGGAGGGGCACGAGGCGTGGTTCGTGCTGGTCAACGCCGCCCGGCACGGCAGCGCGGCGGGCGCGGTCGACTGGCGCCGGCCCGGGCTCGCCGAGGCGTACGCCGACCGGATCCTGGACGTGCTCGCCGCGCGCGGCGTGGACGTGCGCGACCGGCTGCTGTTCCGCGAGATCCGCACCCCGGCGGACCTGGACGCCTCGACCGGGGCGCCGGGCGGGACGATCTACGGCACCGCGGGCGGCCTGCTCCGGCCGGCCAACCGTGGCCCGGTGCACGGGCTGTGGCTGGTCGGCGGCTCCGGGCACCCGGGCGGCGGCCTGCCGATGGTCACCCTCTCCGCCCAGATAGTCGCCACCGACATCGGCCCCGCCTGA
- a CDS encoding transcriptional regulator, with protein sequence MTPTPPPGPPLLGPLLTQLRLARGWSQQRSAAELCAAAGVPTLSRHEISRWERQVRVPGDFWLRWLAVVLAAPAELLAGAAARTRVPAPTPVRPAGGTRSRAALLALAQRWLADPRAGLLVAAPGRCAPPAPPTAGPDPDPRARPSPGSGSPLSGGTPPASRRPGPVDAVDLAELRRLDDLAGGVDLAPLGADRLRRLVRALPRSGPAGRRRLLPVLAESAQIAGWLAADAGDLSGGLDAYRLGLRAAASAGDPALAGHVLGSASHMLAGVGDAPGALLLARTAYAGSRRWAGPGLRALLLHRVALAAALGGQPGAAAEALGAAERAAEKIDPDHEPPWLYWLDGPELAAMAGRALVALGRPRRAEALLGAAREPGRPRRAAVYGGWLARGYLQLGEVELACDVAGGALLDAVRAGSPRAVTQLAEVRRRLADHRRAPAVRRHAALVAAARPYLPRPLPAPGAGRSPPVRVAQADTGGYRRHDPTG encoded by the coding sequence ATGACGCCGACCCCGCCACCCGGCCCACCGCTGCTCGGGCCACTGCTCACCCAACTCCGGCTGGCCCGCGGGTGGAGCCAGCAACGCAGCGCCGCCGAGCTCTGCGCCGCCGCCGGCGTCCCGACCCTGAGCCGGCACGAGATCTCCCGGTGGGAGCGCCAGGTGCGGGTCCCCGGCGACTTCTGGCTGCGCTGGCTCGCGGTCGTCCTCGCCGCGCCGGCCGAGCTGCTGGCCGGCGCCGCGGCGCGCACCCGGGTCCCCGCGCCGACGCCGGTGCGGCCCGCCGGGGGCACGCGGTCCCGGGCGGCGCTGCTCGCGTTGGCGCAGCGCTGGCTGGCCGACCCGCGAGCCGGCCTGCTGGTCGCCGCGCCGGGCCGGTGCGCCCCGCCGGCACCGCCGACTGCCGGGCCCGATCCCGACCCGCGCGCGAGGCCATCGCCGGGCTCCGGATCGCCGCTGTCCGGCGGTACGCCCCCGGCTTCCCGCCGACCCGGCCCGGTGGACGCCGTGGACCTGGCCGAGCTGCGCCGGCTGGACGACCTGGCCGGCGGGGTCGACCTCGCCCCGCTCGGCGCGGACCGGCTCCGCCGGCTGGTCCGGGCCCTGCCCCGGTCCGGCCCGGCCGGCCGGCGTCGGTTGCTGCCGGTGCTCGCCGAGTCGGCCCAGATCGCCGGCTGGCTCGCCGCGGACGCCGGTGACCTGTCCGGCGGTCTGGACGCCTACCGGCTCGGGCTGCGCGCGGCGGCCTCCGCCGGCGACCCGGCGCTCGCCGGGCACGTGCTCGGCTCGGCCAGCCACATGCTCGCCGGCGTCGGCGACGCGCCGGGCGCCCTCCTGCTCGCCCGCACCGCGTACGCGGGCAGCCGGCGGTGGGCCGGCCCGGGGCTGCGCGCCCTGCTGCTGCACCGGGTGGCGCTGGCCGCCGCGCTCGGTGGGCAGCCGGGCGCCGCCGCCGAGGCCCTCGGTGCGGCCGAGCGGGCCGCCGAGAAGATCGATCCGGATCACGAGCCGCCCTGGCTCTACTGGCTCGACGGGCCGGAGCTGGCGGCGATGGCCGGGCGGGCCCTGGTCGCTCTCGGGCGGCCCCGCCGGGCGGAGGCGCTGCTGGGCGCGGCCCGGGAGCCGGGACGGCCCCGCCGCGCGGCGGTCTACGGCGGCTGGTTGGCCCGGGGCTACCTCCAGCTCGGCGAGGTGGAGTTGGCCTGCGACGTGGCCGGCGGTGCCCTGCTCGACGCGGTACGTGCCGGTTCTCCCCGGGCGGTGACGCAGCTGGCCGAGGTGCGCCGCCGACTGGCCGATCATCGGCGGGCACCGGCGGTCCGCCGCCACGCGGCGCTGGTCGCGGCGGCCCGCCCGTACCTGCCCCGGCCGCTGCCCGCGCCAGGAGCGGGGCGGAGCCCGCCGGTGCGGGTCGCGCAAGCCGATACCGGCGGGTACCGAAGGCACGACCCGACCGGCTAG
- a CDS encoding YbaK/EbsC family protein yields the protein MQPHPNVRAVQDALAGAGARDGSGAPCAVRLLPDAVHTAAAAAEALGVQVGQIANSLVFEADGTPLLVLTSGAHRVDVAELAASIGVTRLRRATPEFVREHTGQPIGGVAPLGHPRPLRTLVDTTLAAYHEIWAAGGVPRAVFPTTYTELLRVTAGTPAEVA from the coding sequence ATGCAGCCACACCCGAACGTACGGGCGGTGCAGGACGCGCTGGCGGGCGCCGGCGCGCGGGACGGCTCCGGCGCGCCCTGCGCCGTCCGCCTGCTGCCCGACGCGGTCCACACCGCCGCCGCGGCCGCCGAGGCGCTCGGCGTCCAGGTCGGTCAGATCGCCAACTCGCTCGTCTTCGAGGCCGACGGCACCCCGCTGCTCGTGCTCACCTCCGGCGCGCACCGGGTCGACGTCGCCGAGCTGGCCGCCTCGATCGGGGTCACCCGGTTGCGCCGCGCCACCCCGGAGTTCGTCCGGGAGCACACCGGGCAGCCCATCGGCGGTGTCGCCCCGCTCGGGCACCCACGGCCGCTGCGCACCCTGGTGGACACCACGCTGGCCGCGTACCACGAGATCTGGGCCGCCGGCGGCGTTCCCCGCGCGGTCTTCCCCACCACCTACACCGAGCTGCTCCGGGTCACCGCCGGCACCCCGGCCGAGGTGGCGTGA
- a CDS encoding glycosyltransferase codes for MSALLALLLGVAALTGHTLVNATRWLRRPAGPPAEVTEPVAVLLPLRDEAARIGPCLRALLDQRGVPGLRIVVLDDGSTDGTADAVRAIAGDDPRVTLLTGVAPPPGWLGKPYACWQLATRADPAATALVFVDADVVLAPHAVAAAVAELRAADVTLLSPYPRIVVATAADRLVQPLLQWLWLTFLPLRAMERSRRPALAAAGGQFLVLDRAGYLRAGGHAAVADRILEDIELARAVKRSGGRIALADGSRLAACRMYEDWPQLRDGYSKSLWATFGHPAAAAAVVALLLLLYTAPPLLAVGALAAGAPAAALVAAGAYLLGVAGRVTTARATGGRWWPDALTHPVSVVVLGWLTLRSYHLRKRRRLSWRGRPVG; via the coding sequence ATGAGCGCCCTGCTCGCGCTGCTGCTCGGCGTCGCCGCGCTGACCGGGCACACCCTGGTCAACGCCACCCGCTGGCTGCGCCGGCCGGCCGGACCGCCGGCCGAGGTGACCGAGCCGGTGGCGGTGCTGTTGCCGCTGCGGGACGAGGCCGCCCGGATTGGCCCGTGCCTGCGGGCGCTGCTCGACCAGCGGGGCGTGCCCGGGCTGCGGATCGTGGTGCTCGACGACGGCTCCACCGACGGCACCGCCGACGCGGTGCGCGCGATCGCCGGCGACGACCCGCGGGTCACCCTGCTCACCGGAGTCGCCCCGCCGCCGGGCTGGCTGGGCAAGCCGTACGCCTGCTGGCAGCTCGCCACCCGGGCCGATCCGGCGGCGACCGCGCTGGTCTTCGTGGACGCCGACGTGGTGCTCGCCCCGCACGCCGTGGCGGCGGCGGTCGCCGAACTGCGCGCGGCGGACGTGACGCTGCTGTCGCCGTACCCCCGGATCGTGGTGGCGACGGCGGCCGACCGGCTGGTCCAGCCGCTGCTGCAGTGGCTGTGGCTGACGTTCCTGCCGCTGCGGGCGATGGAGCGCTCACGCCGGCCGGCGCTGGCCGCGGCCGGCGGGCAGTTCCTGGTGCTGGACCGGGCCGGCTACCTGCGGGCGGGCGGGCACGCCGCGGTCGCCGACCGGATCCTGGAGGACATCGAGCTGGCCCGCGCGGTGAAGCGTTCCGGCGGCCGGATCGCCCTCGCCGACGGCTCCCGGCTGGCCGCCTGCCGGATGTACGAGGACTGGCCGCAGCTGCGCGACGGCTACTCGAAGTCGCTCTGGGCGACGTTCGGGCATCCGGCCGCGGCGGCCGCCGTGGTGGCGCTGCTGCTCCTGCTCTACACCGCGCCGCCGCTGCTGGCGGTGGGTGCGCTCGCGGCCGGTGCGCCGGCGGCGGCGCTGGTGGCCGCCGGCGCCTACCTGCTCGGGGTGGCCGGGCGGGTCACCACCGCGCGGGCCACCGGCGGCCGGTGGTGGCCCGACGCGCTGACACACCCCGTGTCGGTCGTGGTCCTCGGTTGGCTGACCCTGCGGTCGTACCATCTGCGCAAGCGGCGGCGGCTGTCCTGGCGGGGCCGCCCGGTCGGCTAG
- a CDS encoding GNAT family N-acetyltransferase, with the protein MRLVRWTPEDLVRRLDDVVAVYGEAMGYRTDLLEARRGYIATHVRRSGFRAVASLSSEGHLAGFGYGYLGAAGQWWHDQVLRALDPAARQRWLTDCFEVVELHVRPAAQGHGLGTGQLRALLTLAEGTTTLLSTPEADEQTSRAWRLYRRFGFTDVLRDFHFPGDERPFGVLGRDLPLDHPAT; encoded by the coding sequence ATGAGGTTGGTGCGGTGGACCCCGGAGGATCTCGTCCGACGGCTGGACGACGTGGTGGCCGTCTACGGCGAGGCGATGGGCTACCGGACCGACCTTCTGGAGGCCCGGCGCGGCTACATCGCCACCCACGTACGCCGGTCCGGGTTCCGCGCCGTCGCCAGCCTGAGCAGCGAGGGTCACCTGGCCGGGTTCGGGTACGGCTACCTCGGCGCGGCCGGGCAGTGGTGGCACGACCAGGTGCTGCGGGCGCTGGACCCGGCCGCCCGGCAGCGTTGGCTGACCGACTGCTTCGAGGTGGTCGAGCTGCACGTCCGGCCGGCCGCGCAGGGGCACGGCCTGGGCACCGGGCAGCTGCGGGCGCTGCTCACCCTGGCCGAGGGGACCACCACCCTGCTCTCCACCCCGGAGGCCGACGAGCAGACGTCGCGGGCCTGGCGGCTGTACCGCCGGTTCGGCTTCACCGACGTGCTGCGCGACTTCCACTTCCCCGGCGACGAGCGGCCGTTCGGCGTGCTCGGCCGGGACCTGCCGCTCGACCATCCCGCCACATGA
- a CDS encoding CDP-alcohol phosphatidyltransferase family protein codes for MVGTQLKWDEYATAWARLHGGFDPRAAAPVVRAWLRFAYHIGYVLGRLRVGPNPVTVVGVLLCVCVPVFAVQPGDGPFLGALFVLLAGVADSVDGAVAVVTARTTRLGYVYDSVADRLGEAAWLVAFWLVGAPGALVAAAGALSWLHEYVRARAVSAGMREIGAVTVGERPTRVSVALGGLLVAGLAGLIEPDLAAGTITMATAVWVLLAGFGLGQLLAAVRRALLEAG; via the coding sequence GTGGTGGGCACACAGCTGAAGTGGGACGAGTACGCCACGGCGTGGGCACGGCTGCACGGGGGCTTCGATCCCCGGGCCGCCGCCCCGGTCGTCCGCGCCTGGCTGCGGTTCGCCTACCACATCGGGTACGTCCTGGGCCGGCTGCGGGTCGGCCCGAATCCGGTGACGGTGGTCGGTGTGCTGCTCTGCGTCTGCGTGCCGGTGTTCGCCGTGCAGCCGGGGGACGGGCCGTTCCTCGGGGCGCTGTTCGTGCTGCTGGCGGGTGTGGCGGACAGCGTCGACGGGGCGGTGGCGGTGGTCACCGCTCGCACCACCCGGCTCGGCTACGTCTACGACTCGGTGGCCGACCGGCTCGGTGAGGCCGCGTGGCTCGTCGCGTTCTGGCTGGTGGGCGCGCCGGGCGCGCTGGTGGCCGCCGCCGGTGCGCTCTCCTGGCTGCACGAGTACGTGCGGGCCCGGGCGGTCTCCGCGGGCATGCGGGAGATCGGCGCGGTGACCGTGGGGGAGCGGCCGACCCGGGTCTCGGTGGCCCTGGGCGGGCTGCTGGTGGCCGGGTTGGCCGGGCTGATCGAGCCCGACCTCGCGGCCGGCACCATCACCATGGCGACCGCGGTCTGGGTGCTGCTCGCCGGCTTCGGCCTGGGCCAGCTCCTGGCCGCCGTCCGCCGTGCCCTGCTCGAAGCCGGCTGA
- a CDS encoding carotenoid biosynthesis protein, with amino-acid sequence MTRRLPWALLAVLVAAQICYPLTAGTTRARLTVATVVLGYLLSVGHALLSRGPRAAAALVAVATGGGFAVEAVGVGTGVPFGTYDYSGELGPKLAGVPLIIPLAWTWMAWPAWLAAVRLTAPAPAAGRAAPSAGSPAAGLLRVRRVALAATGLATWDLFLDPQMVAEGYWRWRDAVPALPGLPGVPVSNYLGWLLFAVLLMSALRPLAGPAVAATDGRDAPMVALYLWTYASSVLAHAVFLGLPASALWGAAGMGATAVPLAVALLRARRRHDDRREPPVASRPGVDATA; translated from the coding sequence ATGACCCGGCGGCTGCCCTGGGCGCTGCTGGCCGTCCTGGTGGCCGCGCAGATCTGCTACCCGCTGACCGCCGGGACGACCAGGGCGCGGCTGACCGTGGCCACGGTCGTCCTCGGCTACCTGCTCTCGGTCGGCCACGCCCTGCTCAGCCGGGGCCCACGGGCCGCGGCGGCGCTGGTCGCGGTGGCCACCGGCGGCGGGTTCGCCGTCGAGGCGGTCGGGGTGGGCACCGGTGTGCCGTTCGGCACCTACGACTACTCGGGCGAGCTGGGCCCGAAGCTGGCCGGCGTACCGCTGATCATCCCGCTGGCCTGGACCTGGATGGCCTGGCCGGCCTGGCTGGCGGCGGTGCGGCTCACCGCGCCGGCCCCGGCCGCCGGGCGGGCGGCCCCGTCCGCCGGATCACCGGCCGCCGGCCTGCTCCGGGTCCGGCGGGTCGCGCTGGCCGCGACGGGCCTGGCCACCTGGGACCTCTTCCTCGACCCGCAGATGGTGGCCGAGGGCTACTGGCGCTGGCGGGACGCCGTCCCCGCCCTGCCCGGGCTGCCCGGCGTCCCGGTCAGCAACTACCTGGGCTGGCTGCTCTTCGCGGTGCTGCTGATGAGCGCGTTGCGGCCGCTGGCCGGGCCGGCCGTGGCGGCCACCGACGGCCGGGACGCGCCGATGGTCGCGCTCTACCTCTGGACGTACGCCTCCAGCGTGCTGGCCCACGCGGTCTTCCTCGGCCTGCCCGCCTCGGCGCTCTGGGGCGCGGCCGGCATGGGGGCGACGGCGGTCCCGCTGGCGGTGGCCCTGCTGCGTGCCCGGCGTCGCCACGACGACCGGCGGGAGCCGCCGGTGGCCTCGCGGCCCGGCGTCGACGCGACCGCATGA
- a CDS encoding SAV_6107 family HEPN domain-containing protein, which produces MPTNPAQPPTVPAHVLPHRTPAQLLAVARQGLTEAGQTRPDGLRYAAAHLAALRAAAALLAARARPAPTSRNRITSVWVLLSAVAPELDEWARFFAAGAGKRAAAEAGIPRVVSAREADDLLRAAEQFVSVVEAALGVVHQPALDGLAA; this is translated from the coding sequence ATGCCGACCAACCCGGCTCAGCCACCGACGGTGCCGGCGCACGTGCTGCCGCACCGCACCCCCGCCCAGTTGCTCGCGGTGGCCCGGCAGGGGCTGACCGAGGCCGGCCAGACCCGCCCCGACGGCCTCCGCTACGCGGCCGCCCACCTGGCCGCGCTCCGTGCGGCCGCGGCCCTGCTCGCCGCCCGGGCCCGCCCCGCGCCCACCAGCCGCAACCGGATCACCAGCGTCTGGGTCCTGCTCTCCGCCGTCGCCCCCGAGCTCGACGAGTGGGCGCGCTTCTTCGCCGCCGGGGCCGGCAAACGGGCCGCCGCCGAGGCCGGCATACCCCGGGTGGTCAGCGCCCGGGAGGCCGACGACCTGCTCCGCGCGGCCGAACAGTTCGTCTCGGTGGTGGAGGCCGCACTCGGTGTGGTCCACCAGCCGGCACTCGACGGTCTCGCCGCCTGA
- the metF gene encoding methylenetetrahydrofolate reductase [NAD(P)H] — MALGLPSVLPNPQPAIGELIRERQPTFSFEFFPPKTPQGERLLWQAIRELESLRPSFVSITYGAGGSTRDTTVAVTERIATETTLLPMAHLTAVDHSVAELRHVIGRLAGVGVRNVLVVRGDPPGNPGGEWVRHPEGVLYAEELVRLVRDAGDFSVGVAAFPYKHPRSPDVASDTEYFVRKCRAGAEFAITQMFFDADDYLRLRDRVAAAGCDTPILAGVMPVTQLGTIERSVQLSGAPFPAALAERFAKVADDPDAVRRLGIEQASEMCGRLLDEGVPGIHFITLNRSTATREVWQNLRVDARA; from the coding sequence GTGGCGCTCGGTCTCCCCTCGGTCCTCCCCAACCCGCAACCGGCCATCGGGGAGCTGATCCGTGAGCGGCAGCCGACCTTCTCCTTCGAGTTCTTCCCGCCGAAGACACCGCAGGGCGAGCGGCTGCTCTGGCAGGCGATCCGGGAGCTGGAGTCGCTGCGGCCGTCCTTCGTGTCGATCACGTACGGGGCCGGCGGGTCGACCCGGGACACCACCGTCGCGGTGACCGAGCGGATCGCCACCGAGACGACGCTGCTGCCGATGGCGCACCTCACCGCGGTCGACCACTCCGTCGCCGAGCTGCGGCACGTGATCGGCCGGCTGGCCGGGGTCGGGGTGCGCAACGTGCTGGTCGTGCGCGGCGACCCGCCGGGCAACCCCGGTGGCGAGTGGGTCCGGCACCCCGAGGGCGTGCTCTACGCCGAGGAGCTGGTCCGGCTGGTGCGCGACGCCGGCGACTTCAGCGTCGGCGTGGCCGCCTTCCCGTACAAGCACCCCCGCTCGCCGGACGTGGCCAGCGACACCGAGTACTTCGTCCGCAAGTGCCGGGCCGGCGCGGAGTTCGCGATCACCCAGATGTTCTTCGACGCCGACGACTACCTGCGGCTGCGGGACCGGGTGGCGGCGGCCGGCTGCGACACGCCGATCCTCGCCGGCGTGATGCCAGTGACCCAGCTGGGCACCATCGAGCGGTCGGTCCAGCTCTCCGGGGCGCCCTTCCCGGCCGCGCTCGCCGAGCGGTTCGCAAAGGTCGCCGACGACCCGGACGCGGTACGCCGGCTCGGCATCGAGCAGGCCAGCGAGATGTGCGGCCGGCTGCTCGACGAGGGCGTACCCGGGATCCACTTCATCACCCTCAACCGCTCCACCGCCACCCGCGAGGTCTGGCAGAACCTGCGGGTGGACGCGCGGGCGTGA